The DNA region tctgggatgctgtatctaggatgctgtatcttgttcattcattagcactgcagcaatcagttgttatacgacgtgtcaacagaggcgattgaaaaaccccaaacaaaacttattgaagcccacggaccccccgccctccctgccccccccaccctgagcccacgatcagcacctggtgcgggagaggagcacaactggacagacagaaccagaaatgcgactgcggggagaaggaaacaccaagggAGCTACAGCTTCCTTAACGTTCCAAATCTGATGTCTTCCAAACCAAAGCACATCGTCCTTGTCATTTAAGAAGCAAAGTTGCTTTGTGCGCGTCTGATCCTCACCCAGCTGCGTGGTTCCCAAGTCCGCTGAGTTCCGCTGTGCAGCCGCCCCCGCGGCTGTGCCCCCTTGTCTGGAGTCCCCAGTCGCGGGACAGTGAGTGGGGTTGGGCTCCAGTGACAACGGAAAACACAGagagtcaaaagggaaaagtaatTAGAACAGAACACCTGAAACCAGcttcattttaacaatttatttttactctgtTATAAGCACATGAAGTACAGGGGCCACGGGCTCTGTTACTACCACGTATGTGCCTTATTACATAAGCACAGGAAACAAGGAAGTAGCATTCCTTCTATTTTTGGTGCAATGACGAGCTAATCCATCTCCTGAGATGGCTTCCAGACCTGATTTAGTATCTACACCGTGTTGTGCTGCAGATAAATCCCTCAGGTCAGCATTAATCGAGGACAACGTGCAGAAGGAGCAACATGCAGGTCAGCACAAGATCCTGGATTCCTGACGAGAGTCGACTTCGAAAATTGTctaaaaatgctacagaaattgTAGCAGATAAACAACAGCAGCCACAATTTGTTCTACGGCGTTTCCATAGAATGTAACATCGAAACACTGTTGGAACGGCAGCCCTGCCGGGGTCACGGCATCCTCGTGCTTTCTGTACAAGTCACACGTGCGCAAGGTTCACATCTCGAGCCTGTGGCTGGAAACAAGACACAAGCACAAGAGCTGAGGTGATTCCCGTTTCTTGCAGCACTCTGGCTGGCAACTActtccccacagcacccccgAGTCTGTAAAACAGAGGTGGAAAAGGAAGGCACATTGAaactcctcccagcttccccagccctctgcacattcctgctccaggcaggaaaaaacccactttcTTACCGGCCTGGTTGAAAGCAACAGGACAGCACAGTGCTTGCAGGGCTGGGATTGCGGCTTCAGGCAACACACAAACTCGGAGCAGCCCTGAGCAACCCTGCAGACTCCAAGGAACTTGCTCTCCTCCAGCAGTCACGACCTTGTCACCAGAACACGCAAGAACAGCCTGGCCAAGAGAGCGTGAACCGCCCAGCAACAGCCCCAGTGACCAGGGCCTGCGCCAACATCCTCGCTGGAGTCGATGGGCGGTTCTGGCTTGAAGGGCAGAAGATGAAGCGATGGCAGCCAGTGCCCATGGCGGGGAAGGGGGGCAGGTGGCGGCAGATCTCCCTACCCCACTGCATGTCGTTGCCTGGGATGTTCGTCCTGAACACACACAAGTTTACTGCACTATATATCCGTTCATTTCCCTCCCCCAGGGCCAGCAGATTCCCCCAGGATCACACATCACTCTGGGCTCCGTTGGGACGTAACCTACGCCCTGTTTGACAAGCAAACAGACAGCAGAGGCTGCTTTCACTGGGAAAAAACCTCACACTCAGCGTTTTGAAagccaaacagcagcaacacctgATCTCCTGCGTCTTTAGCAGGACCCAGAACATGGGCGTGAAGCAGCACTGGCAGGAGCACCAGAGAACCACAGAAAATCTCAGCAAATCCGTATTCCCGAGCGCTGTTGAAGGAGTTTCTGCCCGCTCCGCCGGGGCTTTCCCCGAGCCCAGCAGCGCGGCTCTGCCGTGCGGTACTCACTCCAGCCAGCGCGGGTGCTCCGAGTGCGCGTCCCTTCAACGTCCTTCTGCAACAGAGAAAGGCGACTTCGTGACAGGATCACAGAgtcgtttgggttggaagagaccctccagatcatcgagcccaaccataacccagctcTGGCACT from Columba livia isolate bColLiv1 breed racing homer unplaced genomic scaffold, bColLiv1.pat.W.v2 Scaffold_215, whole genome shotgun sequence includes:
- the LOC135578019 gene encoding uncharacterized protein LOC135578019, which codes for MLLKALGALRWSWMTWCRGHAWSVLGPGRACARLPVLPQCHPRQIKAPCGLCCSQTQKDVEGTRTRSTRAGWRRTSQATTCSGVGRSAATCPPSPPWALAAIASSSALQARTAHRLQRGCWRRPWSLGLLLGGSRSLGQAVLACSGDKVVTAGGEQVPWSLQGCSGLLRVCVLPEAAIPALQALCCPVAFNQAATGSRCEPCARVTCTESTRMP